From one Humulus lupulus chromosome 8, drHumLupu1.1, whole genome shotgun sequence genomic stretch:
- the LOC133793449 gene encoding peroxidase 27-like, protein MASQKVLLCFALQLIFVLSVLDHHNANAQGLTVGFYKKSCPKAEAIVTKIIEQTMAVAPSLGAPLMRMHFHDCFVRGCEGSVLLNSATNQSEKFAVPNLSLRGFQIIDKIKVALEKECPGVVSCADVLALAARDSVAALNGPTWEVETGRRDGRVSNSTEALLQLPPPFLNITALKTSFLSRGLSVKDLAVLSGGHTIGTSHCTAFNNRLYNFTGKGDTDPTLDSEYIDRLKMKCKPADQTTLVEMDPGSFKTFDVKYFDLVAKRRGLFSSDSALLDDSETKAYVLSHATGSGTSSFFKDFGVSMVNMGRIGVLTGSAGEIRKVCSAVN, encoded by the exons ATGGCTAGTCAAAAGGTTCTATTATGTTTCGCTTTACAATTGATTTTCGTACTCTCTGTCCTTGATCACCACAATGCAAACGCTCAGGGCTTGACAGTTGGGTTCTACAAGAAATCATGCCCAAAAGCAGAGGCTATTGTAACGAAAATCATAGAACAAACTATGGCAGTAGCACCATCACTTGGAGCCCCTTTGATGAGAATGCATTTTCATGATTGTTTTGTTAGG GGTTGTGAGGGTTCAGTACTGTTGAATTCCGCCACTAACCAGTCTGAGAAATTTGCCGTACCCAATCTTAGCCTTCGGGGGTTCCAAATTATTGATAAAATTAAGGTTGCATTGGAAAAGGAGTGCCCTGGAGTGGTTTCGTGCGCCGATGTGTTGGCCCTAGCGGCCAGGGATTCAGTGGCTGCG TTGAATGGACCAACCTGGGAAGTTGAAACTGGAAGAAGAGACGGAAGAGTTTCAAATTCTACTGAGGCCCTCTTACAACTACCCCCACCTTTTCTAAACATCACTGCGCTCAAAACTTCCTTTTTAAGCAGAGGATTAAGCGTAAAAGACTTAGCAGTGCTCTCAG GTGGACACACCATTGGAACTTCACACTGCACTGCCTTCAACAACCGTCTGTACAACTTCACCGGAAAGGGTGACACCGACCCGACCTTGGATTCGGAGTACATTGATAGACTTAAGATGAAGTGCAAGCCTGCTGACCAGACCACATTGGTGGAGATGGACCCAGGAAGTTTCAAAACTTTTGATGTCAAATACTTCGACCTCGTCGCCAAGAGAAGGGGTCTCTTCTCATCTGACTCTGCGCTTCTCGACGACAGTGAGACTAAAGCTTACGTTTTGAGTCACGCCACAGGCTCCGGGACATcctctttcttcaaggacttcggAGTGTCCATGGTCAACATGGGAAGGATTGGAGTTCTCACCGGTTCAGCTGGTGAAATCAGGAAGGTCTGCTCCGCGGTTAACTAA